The nucleotide window CAATATATACAAGATGTCAGATACATTCTTTCTTGATTACATCAACTAGCTTAAGTTCAGATGACTTCAGGTAAAATTTTGCCCAAAAATGATATCAAATTTTAGTGTTCAACAGGTTAAAACTGTCAAATGTCAGTCATATTAAATATACCTGACAAGATTGCATGAGTTTGGTGGAGTCAACATTAATTTTGTGGAAGCAATGGCAGACTGTTTGCAGGAAATACTGCAGCAGGTGACCCTCGGGCCTTTTTCTTTAACTGCTCTAAAAGGCGGTGAGCTTCTCTAGTTTCATCCTTGGCACTGGGCCCATGGTTTTCCCATGCATCTATTACGCATTGTTGGACCTCCATTGCAAGAGCATAACTGCAATGGAATATTATTTTTTCCATGATTTAGATAATAGATACCTTGCTCCTAGAGTGTTAAAAGTAACAATAGATAATGGTAAAGCCCTTCTCTGAAAGACAAAAAAAGTATTTCCCACTCAAAGAGGTATTGCATTCATAGAAAATGTCATTAAAAATTACAAGTAGAACATGACAATAGTAAGAAAATCATAAATCCAACTAAAAAGCCAGTTCTATGCATTTTGCCAGGAGGGTAAATGCCAGTTTGGAAACAAACTACCAACTGAACCACATTGTCTGAAGGAAACCAAATTTTCAAAAACTAGAACTTTATTCATCATGTATAATCTCTTTGTCAGATTAAAATAATCTTTTAAAATTTAGTACAAGATCACTACTAAGCACAATCAGTTGCTGAAGGTATCATATACTTTCATGGGACAGggaaaataactttaaaaaatgGGGAACTATAAAATCCAATCACTTCTTTGATAGAGCTACAACTTTTATTCTCCTTGACTGGAAATAGAACCTTTTCTCCTTTCTCCCATCCTTCTAAAATTCTACTTCCTCACTCACCTGAATCTTGTACATATATGAATGTGCTATATGTATAGCAGTAATGCAGATCCATGCATACTGTTGTTTGTGCATCATAGCACTGATGGTTTATGCATTATTTAGTGTGTTTTTGCTCATTAGTGAATGtattttataaaaacaaaatagttaattatgtgataacaAGATGGACTAAaagttttaaatgaaaaagacatggaCTAAAAATTATAGTCCGGAACAACAAGGGACTGGAGTCATCAGACCTCATTTCctgtcagaattaaatggttcagCCTTTCTTGTAGTATATTTTAATGCAAAATCTTGCAGTTAAATTATAAGATGGACAAGTTATATAGTATACAATATTCATCTAAAGGTTGCTTGGGTTAAGATAAGCTAACTTATATTGTAAGTAATAATTATTTTGCTTGACACCAGGACAAGAATATTTTAGGAGTAGAATGGTCAACCGACAAGATGCATCATGTCAACCAACCAATTTCTTACTTGCAAAAGCCACCCCCTAAGGCCTGTGGGACCCCGAGCCATCAACCCTAGCGTTGCTTCTGCCTCCGCTGTAGACATAGCAGACTGAGGCTTCCTCTATCACTGACGGACTGGTCTGACGACCTAGCTAGAGCCCGTAGCTTCCTTCCGCTGTCACTCTGTGTATAGTTCCTTCCACCATCAAGGGAGAGGACCACAGGTTCCTCTACCATCGACGGACACCTCTgaagcttcctccgctcgcgacgTTGCTGTTCGTAGCTTCCGCCACTACCATTGCTGCTACCCGCAGCTTTCACCGATGTTGctgttgtagggaaatctaggggcgacatcacatgcatagcggaagaacataaaaacaaaatccccaaatttcccaTCGATGTGTTCGTTGTCGTgtgaaaattggtgcgcaaaaaccgcgaaacttaaaactgtgtatattaaatattgtattacatagggagatcatatatccttgaatccataCAAatgtctaggagagggtgaaggaggtcaaacgtcctcctctctagcgatgatccacacagcaaagctgcgacgatgctcctcaagtctccaggcctgctatctaaggagcAGAGGggaaaaggagaataggagaggacaaCCAAgagagactctagcctatgaaccattagttccctcctatttatagaggttccctatcaacttaaccctaataaatcctaccctattgggtattgaatctccatccaactacacaagcctcttagattagtagatctttgtaaaataatctctcattgactcttattagttctcatccataggatctaacaaTTCAGTagtttattgaatatccaataagataagagctctggcgaatatctcatattcaaacatctactcatcacaacgcttaccatatgtgtatgaccctctaggcccaatatcgaggtggtcgtaagtcatacctatcagaactccttctagctcagtgaattattatcttcataataatttactcgacttatcgactgcggacgtactaggccactacgccgtagtccccagacgatacaggggaatctaattcattggacttatttgtcctcagttaccgtgtacctatagtcattcatccatctaatatcccagagaccgtataccgggcatagtgctgttagacccatacggtttctgctcgagtctcgctctaatcggattctcccggagaactctttctctctcaatccaaatgaccttggctagagatttgtctgagcaagaacacatgagatattcctctcatgacaccgagagtggataatcctctattgacactcaatagtcctcgtaaagttagctaccactcccgatgaccgactattCTAGATCtaaaacctccaaacctataagttcgatattaaagagtggagtactcatacaggacattctttgtgtctcaagtctaaggactagatacaccactgggactacggaatcgctatctgacaataaggcatcatcaaccatccaacattccgtaagcggatcaatcagtgaactcattctccaatgagcacctatattgtatccttagtgtccccacacgagggggataatgtccccacacgagcagctatgagaccagctgtatccatcatatagacgggtatacaccaCACTAGTTTGTTCGGGTATACAGCAACTATTCCGTCACCACTATTGCTGCTGCCCGTAACTTCCTTCGCTACCGCGACTATCATCCGCAGCTTCCTCCGCCGTTGCTACTGTCATTCGCAGCTTCCTTCGTCACCATTGCcttctccttccccactttcTATTGTCGATGACACTTTTCTCTCCCTCTGCTATTGTTAACTGTTCTTTTCTCCTCCACTAACTACTGTTAATAGTAAATAATATATCGTTACTAGTAAATTGTTAACTACTGTacaaaaacttttaaatttaatgtcatatttttatttatataatcatatttatcaattatattatatattttttatattttaatatttcatagcATTTCGCTTCGCTCGGGTGAGTGCCTTGTGCTTCAGGCATTTTAGTActttagcgctttttaaatcactgatacaaGAATGATGTAGAGGTTATTCTTGATGACCACCGTGTTACATCTACTCCAACTTCCGATGCCACTTGAATTATTTGGAAGAATTTCATGACTTTGCACCGGATTATTGGACCAGAACTTTACAAATCACTCTTCGGGAAGAATAATAAAGAACCACCTAGCTTTATAAaggattttaaaaaattttattctaggtaaagaaatcaataaaaagtcatcaattagttggtctAAAAACTCTAATAATTATATGAAAAATTGAAGAGTCTTTTGGCCTTTGTAGGTGTTAACCTTGGGACTCTacttttgtattaagtgcactaTTTTTTCTCAATTGTAATAAATTGTTTTAAATCTGTTTAAGTCTCCTATAAGTCACATTTGGGGTTTCTAAAAGGCATACAAATTCTCTAGGAGGTTACTATTAAGAATCAATGCGCACATTGATTATATACTAAGGCTCCAaaacccctataaatagtgaAAGGATGAGACACTTCAGATTTGAATGAACAAAGAATTGTCATTTCTCTCTTGTCGTCTCTTTGTCTCCTCTCTAATCTctaatctcactcctctctttctctcttcttcttcaccCTATATAACATCAAGAAGTCTAATATCATGAACATTAAAAAAATCAACATTTCAACATGCAGCAGAGATTACAAAACCAATTAAGTCCACCTAAAAGTGATGAAAGTGtacatattgaataaatcaaagcCTCCGGTTCCTTGATGCTTCTAAAACTACAAGTATGCTAAAGAAGGTTCTTCTTATCCAGCTTTGTAtatacaatatgatttttccaagaaaaatatatgtCTATAACCTTTCCCATGAGGTTTGTAATGCATGATTTACCAATTTGACAAAATTAGTAGGAAGTAAGAACATTTTAGTAACAAGGACATAATCTCCCTATACTAGACATGAAAAGAACCCATGAAATGCAAAGTAAACTGTTCATGCAACATAGATTGTATTCACTATTCAGAAATAGCATATTTAATAACTAATAAGATTCCATATATGCTAAGGTATCGGGAATCTTCAATTAGGACATGCCAAAAGAATCCTTATTTATAGTCAAGACTGTCATGTTCCAATGAGCTTAACATCTAAAAGCACCAATAGTCCTCATTCAATGTATTATAGTGTCTATGGCCATTTCAATACAAATTACAGAAACAAGAAAGCACTTAGAATAAAGAGTGTAGTAGTATTAAAGCCAAGATAAAGTAGCATACCGTACCTTCCCATGGCACCATAAGCATTGGCAAGGCACTGGCACGTATCAATTGCGTCCTCATGCTGTAGCCCAAAAGACTCATCAATGATGTCCTTTGCAAGAACTAGCACCTTAGCAGCAGACTGTGGGTGATCCATGTCCAAATATGCTTGTCCCAAATGCTTATACACAAATCCCAACCCAAAATGTTTTGGACCAAAGCAGTCTTTTAGCTTCTCAGCTGCACTTTCCAAGTAGGGAATGGATTGGGGAACCCTCTTTGTCAAGAGAAGCAACCATCCAATTCTCATCGAGATGCTTCCCTCCAGATGCTGTACCTGTGGAAGTTCCTGAAGAATAGCAAGAGCCTTCTTCATCAAAGACAAAGCAATCTCAAAGTCATTCATTGTCTCATATATCAAAGATATCTCTGCATAAGCTTCAGAAACCTTTGTGGGAGACACTAACTCCTTCTTGTCAAGAATACCACTAGCAATTTCCAAGCACCTTCTAGAATCACCAAACTTCTCCTGATTACACAAGGCCTGAGCCATCGAGATGAGCACTGATGCTCTTGTCTCACATTCCTTGTCAGTCTTTTGAATCACCCACTTCAGGTAGCTGATCGCTTGATCCAGCCTACCTAGTTCGATCAGTATGTTAGCCGCATCAATTCCCACCTGAAGCAATTCTTCATCCAAGCTTAAACTTTCCAAGACCCTTCTTGAAAGCTCATTCTGCTCCAATGCCTCATCATTCTCTCCCAACCCAGTATAAATAACACCAAGAAGCCGCCTAATCTGGACGACTTCTGCTGAGTACTCCCCAAATTGTTCACCATATATCTCAAGTGCCCTCAAAGCCAACGGCAAagcctcatcaaaatccaaaacgACAACATAAGCCTCCGCCAAATCCTTATAGGCGGCACCCATTTCCCTAGAAGTATGCTCCAAAATCGACCGTTTAAGGTCCAAAGACTTCCGTAGATTGATCAAAGCCTCCCGCCTTCGGCCCATAGCAGTCTTTGTACTCGAGAGCTGGAGCTGAACAGCGACGCTAGCTTTAAGAGCATCATCGTCCCTGGAATTTTCTCGCCTTAGTGCATCGAGAATCTGAGCTGCGGTGTTTAACGACTCCAGGCTATCGTTGAACCTCATCATCTTGCAGCTGATGGAGCCCATCAATCGCAGGACTTTGGCGACCGAGACCGACCACCCGCCGTCCTTCCTCTCGAAGAATTGCAGCGCTCGGAAGGCAAAGGCGAGGGCTCTGTCGAGGTCCTGGTGCCCTATGGAATCCAGCCGCTCGGCCGCCTCGAAGCAGGCAGCGCCGAGCCTCTCGTCGTGCTCGTCGAGGGAGGACTCCATCGCCTCGATGACGGCGATGACTTCTGCGGAAGTGGCGGCGGATTGAAGGGTAGGAGTAGGATGAGGAGGTGGTGGGATTTGGGGAAGGGTTTGGATGCGGCGGAAAAGGGGGCATTTTGGGGGCAAGGGGATGCGGAAAGGACGTGGAAGAGGAgaggttggagaaggggtttgggGAGAGATGTGAGGGAGGAGGCTTGTGAGAAGAGCAGTCGAGAAAAGGTTGGATCTGGGGGAAGAAGAGATGAGGGAAGTGGAAGCCGCAGCTGCTGCTCTTCTGACGGCCATGGGAGCAGAGGGGAAGGGGAGCCAACGCCGAGCAAACCCTTGCATGAAAACGGGTCGGATCATTAAAATAGCAGGTGTTTCCATTTCTTATTAGCGGATTCGAATTCGGGTTTGTAAAGGTCTTATGTTTTCCTTGGGAAGTATTCCTCATAAGATTCGTTCTGAAAGATGCTCGAGGCCATCAGAGAAGCGCCTCTCAACCAAATCCATCTCAAGCTGATCGATTCCTAAGCGGATGACAACTCCCATCTCCTTCCCCATCCAATATAAGTGTCATAAACTATGAACTCGGTCGATCCTACCCCGCCGCACGTTTCGCCGATTGCCTCGAAGCTACGACTTTTCGTCTTATAGATATCCGACGGGGTCGCTCACCTTCATCTCTACCAAACACGGCACGGTGCAATCGTCAAACGAGGTCCCCGGTACTGGCGGCTGTAGTCGAGCTCTGGAATCTGCAGGGAATGCCAAATGAGCAACCTTGTCGTCGGCCAAGCCGATGGTCTTGACAATGGGTACGTACGTCAAGCATCGGGAAGGACGCCTTGCACTCATCGGGCGTGGCCATCGCCACGCTAATGATACCGGGGAACACGTTGATCGAACGGAGACGAAGACTTAGACttagaggaggaaatttctaaagagattacagtagcgtttctttgcttttagactctctgtgcttgtgtgttttaaccagggatgaaaggggtatttataggcttcaagttgattcaaacttggagcctaaaactttcccatcttgggttcctcgggcagtaccaccgtctagtgtcagtctgactgacactgccctggatggtaccatcgcttggggagGCAGTgttaggcgataccatcgcccaaactaatggtaccaccgcttaacacccTGTtaagggtggtacaatcgcccagactagcagtactaccacctgacataatCTCAAATATTGTGCCATGATGGCGAGACTTCTTGAGGCACTGTTTGGAccttttattaggcccaacacagttcttacatgggcctagctggcccctaattagattggcccaaatccaagcccaattacgtgttaactacgaaatcctaagatatttgctaagctaaacaagtccctatgttctattcttccgatgaactttctgttaggatcaagagcactaagaggggggggggggggggggggggtgaattagtacagcggaaaactttcgacgattaaaactgtgttcgtacgataagagcgatttcggtagaaaagccgattcatagatcactttaacttgtgatcaagtaagatgcagttaaagcaagtctatgaaggcagtttgcagttatgatggaaattagaatgtaagcgtaaactgaaatatgttgttc belongs to Musa acuminata AAA Group cultivar baxijiao chromosome BXJ3-5, Cavendish_Baxijiao_AAA, whole genome shotgun sequence and includes:
- the LOC135638809 gene encoding protein KINESIN LIGHT CHAIN-RELATED 2-like isoform X1 — its product is MQGFARRWLPFPSAPMAVRRAAAAASTSLISSSPRSNLFSTALLTSLLPHISPQTPSPTSPLPRPFRIPLPPKCPLFRRIQTLPQIPPPPHPTPTLQSAATSAEVIAVIEAMESSLDEHDERLGAACFEAAERLDSIGHQDLDRALAFAFRALQFFERKDGGWSVSVAKVLRLMGSISCKMMRFNDSLESLNTAAQILDALRRENSRDDDALKASVAVQLQLSSTKTAMGRRREALINLRKSLDLKRSILEHTSREMGAAYKDLAEAYVVVLDFDEALPLALRALEIYGEQFGEYSAEVVQIRRLLGVIYTGLGENDEALEQNELSRRVLESLSLDEELLQVGIDAANILIELGRLDQAISYLKWVIQKTDKECETRASVLISMAQALCNQEKFGDSRRCLEIASGILDKKELVSPTKVSEAYAEISLIYETMNDFEIALSLMKKALAILQELPQVQHLEGSISMRIGWLLLLTKRVPQSIPYLESAAEKLKDCFGPKHFGLGFVYKHLGQAYLDMDHPQSAAKVLVLAKDIIDESFGLQHEDAIDTCQCLANAYGAMGSYALAMEVQQCVIDAWENHGPSAKDETREAHRLLEQLKKKARGSPAAVFPANSLPLLPQN
- the LOC135638809 gene encoding protein KINESIN LIGHT CHAIN-RELATED 2-like isoform X2 codes for the protein MQGFARRWLPFPSAPMAVRRAAAAASTSLISSSPRSNLFSTALLTSLLPHISPQTPSPTSPLPRPFRIPLPPKCPLFRRIQTLPQIPPPPHPTPTLQSAATSAEVIAVIEAMESSLDEHDERLGAACFEAAERLDSIGHQDLDRALAFAFRALQFFERKDGGWSVSVAKVLRLMGSISCKMMRFNDSLESLNTAAQILDALRRENSRDDDALKASVAVQLQLSSTKTAMGRRREALINLRKSLDLKRSILEHTSREMGAAYKDLAEAYVVVLDFDEALPLALRALEIYGEQFGEYSAEVVQIRRLLGVIYTGLGENDEALEQNELSRRVLESLSLDEELLQVGIDAANILIELGRLDQAISYLKWVIQKTDKECETRASVLISMAQALCNQEKFGDSRRCLEIASGILDKKELVSPTKVSEAYAEISLIYETMNDFEIALSLMKKALAILQELPQVQHLEGSISMRIGWLLLLTKRVPQSIPYLESAAEKLKDCFGPKHFGLGFVYKHLGQAYLDMDHPQSAAKVLVLAKDIIDESFGLQHEDAIDTCQCLANAYGAMGRYVMLLQWRSNNA